In Salinibacterium sp. ZJ70, one DNA window encodes the following:
- a CDS encoding ABC transporter permease subunit, with protein sequence MTQLKLRQMPLEERTDSPGRTAARMVAAASGGWKVALVKILALAIVDAIALYAVLVLASVGDWVVVGVIVIVTAAVNVIYFRRGRLPAKYLAPGLIFLAIFQIFVVLYSGYVAFTNYGTGHNSTKEDAIQALILQSQQRVEDSPGYPVTVLENFGEIGLLLTTPEGDALLGRDGEVAEEVDARIEGGRAVALDGWNSLDFAGVVANQNRVTQMTVLLSEGGEDGSLRTQDGNTAYLYTSRFIYEPDRDVMVDTASGETFSDVGTGAFTSEAGEELMPGWKVDVGFANFERAFGEPTIREPLLAVTVWTFAFALISVASTFLLGLVLALVFNDPRMRSRSYYRVVMILPYAFPGFLSALVWSGLLNQEFGFINVVFLGGAEVPWLTNEWLAKFSILFVNLWLGFPYMFLVTTGALQSIPGELTEAAQMDGATPFQAFRLIKMPLLLVSVAPLLISSFAFNFNNFNLIYMLTRGGPRDITADVNVGATDILISMVYKVAFVGSDRDYGLASAFAIIIFVIVGTISVIAFRRTKTLEELN encoded by the coding sequence ATGACGCAGCTGAAACTGCGGCAGATGCCGCTCGAGGAGCGCACGGACAGCCCCGGGCGCACCGCCGCGCGGATGGTCGCCGCCGCATCCGGGGGATGGAAGGTTGCCCTCGTCAAGATCCTCGCCCTTGCGATCGTCGATGCGATCGCGCTCTACGCAGTGCTCGTGCTCGCGAGCGTGGGTGACTGGGTGGTCGTCGGCGTCATCGTCATCGTCACGGCGGCCGTCAACGTCATCTACTTCCGCCGCGGCCGGCTCCCGGCCAAGTACCTCGCGCCGGGCCTCATCTTCCTCGCGATCTTCCAGATCTTCGTGGTGCTGTACTCGGGCTACGTCGCCTTCACCAACTACGGCACCGGCCACAACTCCACCAAGGAAGACGCCATCCAGGCGCTCATCCTGCAGAGCCAGCAGCGTGTCGAGGATTCGCCTGGCTACCCCGTGACGGTTCTCGAGAACTTCGGCGAGATCGGCCTGCTGCTCACCACCCCCGAAGGCGATGCCCTGCTCGGCCGGGACGGCGAAGTCGCCGAAGAGGTCGACGCGCGCATCGAAGGCGGTCGCGCCGTCGCGCTCGACGGCTGGAACAGCCTCGACTTTGCGGGCGTCGTCGCCAACCAGAACCGCGTCACCCAGATGACCGTGCTGCTCTCCGAGGGCGGCGAAGACGGATCCCTCCGCACCCAGGACGGCAACACCGCCTACCTCTACACCTCGCGGTTCATCTACGAACCCGACCGCGATGTCATGGTCGACACGGCATCCGGTGAGACGTTCAGCGACGTCGGAACGGGTGCGTTCACCTCCGAGGCGGGAGAGGAGCTCATGCCCGGGTGGAAGGTCGACGTCGGCTTCGCCAACTTCGAGCGCGCCTTCGGCGAGCCCACCATCCGCGAGCCGCTTCTCGCCGTGACGGTGTGGACGTTCGCGTTCGCCCTCATCTCGGTGGCGTCGACGTTCCTGCTCGGCCTCGTGCTCGCGCTCGTCTTCAACGACCCCCGGATGCGCAGCCGCTCCTACTACCGCGTGGTCATGATCCTCCCGTACGCGTTCCCCGGGTTCCTCTCGGCGCTCGTGTGGAGCGGCCTCCTGAACCAGGAGTTCGGGTTCATCAACGTCGTGTTCCTCGGGGGCGCGGAAGTGCCCTGGCTCACCAACGAATGGCTCGCGAAGTTCAGCATCCTGTTCGTGAACCTGTGGCTCGGCTTCCCGTACATGTTCCTCGTGACGACGGGCGCGCTGCAGTCGATCCCCGGGGAGCTCACGGAGGCCGCGCAGATGGACGGCGCGACGCCGTTCCAGGCGTTCCGCCTCATCAAGATGCCGCTGCTGCTCGTGTCGGTCGCGCCGCTGCTGATCTCGTCGTTCGCATTCAACTTCAACAACTTCAACCTGATCTACATGCTCACCAGGGGTGGCCCGCGCGACATCACGGCCGACGTCAACGTGGGTGCCACCGACATCCTGATCTCGATGGTCTACAAGGTCGCCTTCGTCGGATCCGATCGCGACTACGGTCTCGCGAGCGCGTTCGCGATCATCATCTTCGTCATCGTCGGCACGATCTCGGTGATCGCGTTCCGTCGCACCAAGACGCTCGAGGAGCTGAACTGA
- a CDS encoding sugar ABC transporter permease, whose protein sequence is MSPITQTRANSVIVDQKRDFRTYFRQTGWRHLVGIVVVIYCAFPLLYILSASLNPGGTLVTANTLFGTVDIGSYIELFNRPQQPYAAWFANTLIIGLTSAAGTVLLGALAAYAFSRMRFTGRRVGLITLLLVQMFPQLLAMVAIFLLMSAIGDIFPAIGLNTQIGLIMVYLGGALGVNTYLMYGFFNTVPKEIDEAAKIDGAGHARIFFTIILRLVSPILAVVALLSFLGTMSEFVIASVILVSPENQTLAVGLYQFISQETSRNWSVFAAGAVLAAIIPVALFLALQRFIVGGLTAGSVK, encoded by the coding sequence ATGAGCCCCATCACCCAGACTCGGGCGAACTCGGTCATCGTCGACCAGAAGCGCGACTTCCGCACCTACTTCCGGCAGACCGGATGGCGGCACCTCGTCGGCATCGTCGTCGTGATCTACTGCGCGTTCCCGCTGCTCTACATCCTCTCGGCGTCGCTCAACCCGGGCGGCACACTCGTCACCGCCAACACGCTCTTCGGCACCGTCGACATCGGCAGCTACATCGAGCTCTTCAACCGCCCGCAGCAGCCGTACGCGGCGTGGTTCGCCAACACGCTCATCATCGGGCTCACCTCGGCCGCCGGCACCGTGCTTCTCGGAGCGCTGGCCGCGTACGCGTTCTCGCGCATGCGATTCACGGGGCGCCGGGTGGGACTCATCACCCTGCTGCTCGTGCAGATGTTCCCGCAGCTGCTCGCGATGGTCGCGATCTTCCTGCTCATGTCGGCGATCGGCGACATCTTCCCGGCGATCGGCCTCAACACCCAGATCGGCCTCATCATGGTCTACCTGGGTGGCGCGCTGGGTGTGAACACGTACCTCATGTACGGGTTCTTCAACACCGTGCCGAAGGAGATCGACGAGGCAGCGAAGATCGACGGCGCCGGCCACGCCCGCATCTTCTTCACGATCATCCTGCGGCTCGTCTCGCCCATCCTCGCTGTCGTCGCGCTGCTGAGCTTCCTCGGAACGATGAGCGAATTCGTGATCGCCTCCGTGATCCTCGTGTCGCCCGAGAACCAGACTCTCGCGGTGGGGCTCTACCAGTTCATCTCGCAGGAGACCTCGCGCAACTGGAGCGTCTTCGCGGCGGGCGCGGTGCTCGCAGCCATCATCCCCGTGGCGCTGTTCCTGGCGCTGCAGCGCTTCATCGTGGGCGGTCTGACCGCCGGATCGGTGAAGTGA